GCGCCGGGACTGAGCCGCGGCGCGACAGCCGGGTGCGGTCCTCGCCGGCGCCCACGACACTCGCTACCCTTCGGGCACTCTGAGCCGCCGCCTCGGGGCGGCTCCTCCCGAGCAGGGGCAGCCACCGGATGGACACCCTCGACATCGTCCGCCTCACCGCCGGCCTGGCCACGCTGGCCGTCTTCGGCGCCTGGGCCGGCAAGCGGGCGTGGTTCCTGCTGCGGCTGCTGGCCAAGGCCCAGCCCATGCCCGAGCGCATGGGCGGATGGGGGACCAAGCTGCGCTACCAGCTCACCCACGTCCTCGGGCAGCGCAAGATCCTGCAGTGGACCGCGCCCGGGATCCTCCACGCGTTCATCTTCTGGGGCTTCCTGGTCGTGCAGACCACCCTGGTCGAGAGCATCGGCGAGCTCTTCGACCCGGAGTTCCACATCCCCCTCATCGGCACGAGCAACTGGCTCGGGTTCGTCCAAGACCTGTTCAGCGTCCTGGTGCTCACCGCCATCGTCGGGTTCGTGCTGATCCGCTTCGTGCAGGACCCCGCGCGCCTCGGCCGCCGATCGCGGTTCGCCGGCTCCAACCTGGACCAGGGCTGGTACGTGCTGCTGTTCGAGTTCGGGGTGCTCTACACCCTGCAGGTGGTGCGCGCCGCGCGGGCCGCCAAGGGCACGCTGCCCTACCCCGACGGGGCGTTCGTGTCGAGCTGGCTCGGCGGCTACCTGCGCGGGCTCGACGACACGTCGCTGGAGCTCGTCGTCACCACGTTCCTGGTCGCGCACCTGGTCGTGGTGCTCGGCTTCCTCGTCTTCGCCCTGCACTCCAAGCACCTGCACATCATCACGGTGTTCCCCAAGGTGGCGTTCGCCCGCCGGCCCAAGGCCCTGGGCAAGCTCGAGACCACCCACATCGACATCGAGGACATGAGCGAGGACGACGTGCTCGGCGTCGGGTCGCTGGAGCACTTCGGGTTCACGCGCTTCCTCGACATGTACACCTGCACCGAGTGCGGGCGCTGCCAGAGCCAGTGCCCGGCCTGGAACACCGGTAAGCCCCTCAACCCCAAGCTGCTGATCATGGACCTGCGGGACCATCTCTTCGAGAAGGGCCCCTACATGCTCGACCCGTCGCTCGCCGAGGGCGACAGCGACTCGAACGGGCAGCGGCCGAGCGTGCTGGACCTCCAGCTGGTCGGCGACACCCCCGGCCAGCCCGACGCGGTCATCGACTTCGACGTGCTGTGGAGCTGCACGACGTGCGGTGCCTGCGTCGAGGAGTGCCCGGTCGACATCGAGCACGTCGACGCGATCATGGATCTGCGCCGCTACAAGGCGCAGATGGAGTCGAGCTTTCCCACCGAGGCCGGCGGGATGCTGCGCAACCTCGAGAACGCCGGGGACCCCTGGGGCCTCGGGTCCTCCAAGCGCATGGACTGGGCCGACGGCCTGGACGTGCCCGTCGTCGACGGGCAGATCGCCGAGGA
The sequence above is a segment of the Egibacteraceae bacterium genome. Coding sequences within it:
- a CDS encoding (Fe-S)-binding protein, with amino-acid sequence MDTLDIVRLTAGLATLAVFGAWAGKRAWFLLRLLAKAQPMPERMGGWGTKLRYQLTHVLGQRKILQWTAPGILHAFIFWGFLVVQTTLVESIGELFDPEFHIPLIGTSNWLGFVQDLFSVLVLTAIVGFVLIRFVQDPARLGRRSRFAGSNLDQGWYVLLFEFGVLYTLQVVRAARAAKGTLPYPDGAFVSSWLGGYLRGLDDTSLELVVTTFLVAHLVVVLGFLVFALHSKHLHIITVFPKVAFARRPKALGKLETTHIDIEDMSEDDVLGVGSLEHFGFTRFLDMYTCTECGRCQSQCPAWNTGKPLNPKLLIMDLRDHLFEKGPYMLDPSLAEGDSDSNGQRPSVLDLQLVGDTPGQPDAVIDFDVLWSCTTCGACVEECPVDIEHVDAIMDLRRYKAQMESSFPTEAGGMLRNLENAGDPWGLGSSKRMDWADGLDVPVVDGQIAEDVEYLFWVGCAGALEDRSKKVTRTVAELLNAAGVRYAVLGQAESCTGDPARRLGMEYLFQMMARANVETLKAVGAQRVTIVAWCPHCFNTLRNEYPDFDGTFEVIHHTQLLAKLVAEGRLSPQTPIDKTVTYHDPCYLGRHNEVYDPPRAVVSSVAGLEKVEMGRCRNQGFCCGAGGARFYMEEDIGKRVNHERLDEALGLHPDLVSTACPFCFVMLDDAVADKVGRGDLTEGQVRVVDVSQILAESLLPVAEINGQPTAPPASP